A DNA window from Pseudomonas resinovorans NBRC 106553 contains the following coding sequences:
- a CDS encoding DUF4124 domain-containing protein — protein MRHLFCCLLLMPLVANAQIYRWTDAEGRVHFSATPREGAEQVTVKPQVVDRDEATREREARTAKFYDARRQEQEAEDNRAAQAREQQQKKCGELREKRDQLTHSGPFYHLDERGERQYYTDAEIESFRSKLDGDLARACN, from the coding sequence ATGCGCCACCTGTTTTGTTGCCTGTTGCTGATGCCGCTTGTCGCCAACGCGCAGATCTACCGCTGGACCGATGCCGAAGGGCGGGTGCATTTCAGCGCGACGCCACGGGAAGGCGCCGAGCAGGTGACGGTAAAACCCCAGGTAGTGGACCGCGACGAAGCGACCCGCGAGCGTGAGGCGCGGACCGCGAAGTTCTACGACGCGCGGCGACAGGAGCAGGAAGCCGAAGACAACCGAGCCGCCCAGGCGAGGGAACAGCAGCAGAAGAAATGCGGTGAGTTGCGGGAGAAGCGCGACCAACTGACTCATAGCGGACCCTTCTACCATCTCGACGAGCGTGGCGAGCGTCAGTACTACACTGATGCAGAGATCGAGTCCTTCAGGAGCAAATTGGACGGTGATCTGGCCAGAGCCTGCAATTGA
- a CDS encoding NUDIX hydrolase, which produces MKFCSQCGSPVVQRIPEGDNRLRHVCDSCHAIHYQNPRIVAGCLPVWGEQVLLCRRAIEPRRGYWTLPAGFMENGETMAQAAARETLEEACARVRDLSLYTLFDLPHISQVYTFFRAELVDLDFAAGDESLEVRLFHEREIPWSELAFPTVGRTLECYFADRAGQDFPVRNEPLAPLLAYYKKT; this is translated from the coding sequence ATGAAATTCTGCAGCCAGTGCGGTAGCCCCGTCGTCCAGCGCATCCCCGAAGGCGACAATCGCCTGCGCCATGTCTGCGACAGCTGCCATGCCATTCACTATCAGAATCCGCGCATCGTCGCCGGCTGCCTGCCGGTCTGGGGCGAGCAGGTACTGCTCTGTCGCCGGGCCATCGAACCGCGCCGTGGTTACTGGACCCTCCCCGCCGGTTTCATGGAGAACGGCGAGACCATGGCCCAGGCCGCCGCCCGGGAAACCCTGGAAGAAGCCTGCGCGCGGGTACGCGACCTCAGCCTCTATACCCTGTTCGACCTGCCGCACATCAGCCAAGTCTACACCTTCTTCCGCGCAGAGCTGGTGGACCTGGACTTCGCCGCCGGCGATGAGAGCCTGGAAGTACGCCTGTTCCACGAACGGGAGATTCCTTGGTCGGAGCTGGCTTTTCCGACCGTGGGCCGTACCTTAGAATGCTACTTCGCCGACCGTGCCGGGCAGGACTTCCCCGTGCGCAACGAGCCGCTGGCACCCTTGCTGGCCTATTACAAAAAAACCTGA
- a CDS encoding PilZ domain-containing protein has translation MPTKRRIERHQLPYYLKVFNRITDKPMGYLGNVSMDGMMLISQLPILVGARFDMRLKIPGKDGQLHFIDFYANCQWCHEDVTPGHYDSGFSLVTPPSEYADLIDALRFYFSFRPLAASA, from the coding sequence ATGCCTACCAAGCGCCGAATCGAACGCCATCAGTTGCCGTACTACCTGAAGGTGTTCAATCGAATCACCGACAAACCCATGGGTTACCTGGGCAATGTGTCCATGGACGGCATGATGCTGATCAGCCAGCTGCCGATACTGGTGGGCGCGCGCTTCGACATGCGGCTGAAGATTCCGGGCAAGGACGGCCAGCTGCATTTCATCGACTTCTATGCCAATTGCCAGTGGTGCCACGAGGATGTGACCCCCGGGCACTATGATTCCGGTTTTTCCCTGGTGACCCCGCCGTCGGAATACGCCGACCTCATCGATGCCCTGCGTTTCTATTTCAGCTTTCGCCCTCTGGCCGCCTCGGCCTGA
- a CDS encoding murein L,D-transpeptidase family protein, with amino-acid sequence MRWLLLVLSMSLAALAQASTTPTLGSKPIDKVMVVKSERKLLLMNRGDILKSYRISLGKQPVGPKLREGDMRTPEGFYWIDWRKTSDKFNLALHISYPNARDAAKAREKGVSAGGMIMIHGTPLDEEYPEWYFHSLDWTEGCIAMKNSDMQEIWSLVKDGTLIEIRP; translated from the coding sequence ATGCGCTGGTTGCTACTTGTACTTTCCATGAGCCTTGCCGCTCTCGCCCAGGCGAGTACCACGCCGACACTGGGCAGCAAGCCCATCGACAAGGTCATGGTGGTGAAATCGGAGCGCAAGCTGCTGCTGATGAATCGGGGGGACATCCTCAAGTCCTACCGCATCTCGCTCGGCAAGCAGCCGGTGGGCCCCAAGCTGCGCGAGGGCGACATGCGCACTCCCGAGGGCTTCTACTGGATCGACTGGCGCAAGACCAGCGACAAGTTCAACCTCGCCCTGCACATCTCCTACCCCAACGCTCGCGATGCCGCCAAGGCCCGGGAAAAGGGCGTCTCCGCCGGTGGCATGATCATGATCCACGGCACCCCGCTGGATGAGGAATACCCCGAGTGGTACTTCCACTCCCTTGACTGGACCGAAGGCTGCATCGCCATGAAGAACTCGGACATGCAGGAGATCTGGAGCCTGGTGAAGGACGGCACCCTGATCGAAATCCGCCCCTGA
- a CDS encoding tol-pal system YbgF family protein, with the protein MRILIILTLLVATAGCTRWSLDRNLNNAYRSYERGDCADVMLQLSKAERRSRSRQYLQPEISLLRGQCLERQSLFVDAAQTYQFIISRFPTSEYAFRAKARLETLQQLGRIDASATRTSAAPL; encoded by the coding sequence ATGCGCATCCTGATCATCCTCACGCTGCTGGTTGCCACGGCCGGCTGCACTCGCTGGTCCCTCGACCGCAACCTGAACAACGCCTACCGCTCCTACGAGCGGGGCGATTGCGCGGACGTGATGCTGCAGCTCTCCAAGGCCGAGCGCCGGAGCCGCTCGCGCCAGTACCTGCAGCCGGAAATCTCCCTGCTGCGCGGCCAGTGCCTGGAGCGCCAGAGCCTGTTCGTCGACGCGGCGCAGACTTACCAGTTCATCATCAGCCGCTTCCCCACCAGCGAGTACGCGTTCCGCGCGAAGGCGCGCCTGGAGACCTTGCAGCAGCTCGGCCGGATCGACGCCAGCGCAACCAGGACCAGCGCCGCGCCACTCTGA